The following coding sequences lie in one Lelliottia jeotgali genomic window:
- a CDS encoding YkfI toxin protein yields MQISTVPATVPVASRLSPVQVWQQLLTYLLENHYGLTLNDTPFHDDAAIQEHIEAGITLADAVNFLVERYELVRTDRKGFTWQEQTPFLTATDILRARRATGLMNT; encoded by the coding sequence ATGCAAATCTCAACTGTACCGGCCACGGTGCCGGTTGCGTCACGCCTGTCGCCCGTACAGGTCTGGCAGCAGCTGTTAACGTATCTGTTAGAAAACCATTATGGCCTGACGCTCAACGACACACCATTCCATGATGACGCGGCCATCCAGGAGCATATCGAAGCGGGAATAACACTGGCTGATGCGGTGAATTTCCTGGTGGAACGGTATGAGCTGGTGCGTACTGACCGTAAAGGATTCACCTGGCAGGAGCAGACGCCATTCCTGACCGCTACCGATATTCTCAGAGCAAGGCGAGCAACCGGATTAATGAATACGTAA
- a CDS encoding Type I restriction-modification system, DNA-methyltransferase subunit M — translation MTSLQQRAELHRQIWAIANDVRGAVDGWDFKQYVLGALFYRFISENFSSYIEAGDDSVHYAALDDSIITDDIKDDAIKTKGYFIYPSQLFCNVAAKANTNDRLNADLNSIFVAIESSAYGYPSEADIKGLFADFDTTSNRLGNTVKDKNTRLAAVLKGVEGLKLGDFNDHQIDLFGDAYEFLISNYAANAGKSGGEFFTPQHVSKLIAQLAMHGQTHVNKIYDPAAGSGSLLLQAKKHFDNHIIEEGFFGQEINHTTFNLARMNMFLHNINYDKFDIKLGDTLKDPHFRDEKPFDAIVSNPPYSVKWIGSDDPTLINDERFAPAGVLAPKSKADFAFVLHALNYLSAKGRAAIVCFPGIFYRGGAEQKIRQYLVDHNYVETVISLAPNLFFGTTIAVNILVLSKHKTDTSVQFIDASGLFKKETNNNVLTDAHIKQIMQAFDSKADTDHLAKSVPFETVAANNYNLSVSSYIEARDTREIVDITELNAELKTTVSKIEQLRKDIDAIVAEIEGSEAQA, via the coding sequence ATGACTAGTCTTCAACAACGTGCAGAACTACACCGTCAAATTTGGGCAATTGCCAATGATGTCCGGGGGGCGGTCGATGGTTGGGATTTCAAACAATACGTCCTTGGTGCGCTCTTCTATCGCTTTATCAGTGAAAACTTTTCCAGCTACATTGAGGCCGGTGACGATAGCGTCCACTATGCTGCTCTGGATGACAGCATCATTACCGATGACATCAAAGATGATGCCATCAAAACCAAAGGCTATTTCATTTACCCGAGCCAGCTGTTCTGCAATGTTGCCGCTAAAGCGAATACCAACGACAGGCTGAACGCTGATTTAAACAGTATCTTCGTCGCCATTGAAAGTTCAGCCTACGGTTATCCGTCTGAAGCAGACATCAAAGGCCTATTTGCTGATTTTGACACGACCAGTAACCGTCTGGGTAACACCGTCAAAGATAAAAACACCCGCCTTGCCGCCGTGCTGAAAGGCGTTGAAGGGTTAAAGCTCGGTGACTTTAACGACCATCAGATTGATCTGTTCGGGGATGCGTATGAATTCCTGATTTCCAATTATGCAGCAAATGCCGGAAAATCAGGAGGCGAATTCTTCACGCCACAGCACGTATCTAAGCTAATTGCCCAACTGGCAATGCACGGTCAGACCCACGTAAACAAAATCTACGACCCGGCGGCAGGTTCTGGCTCACTGCTGTTACAGGCGAAAAAACATTTCGATAATCACATCATCGAAGAAGGCTTTTTCGGGCAGGAGATTAACCATACGACGTTTAACCTGGCGCGTATGAACATGTTTCTGCACAACATCAACTACGACAAATTTGATATCAAGCTGGGTGATACTCTTAAAGATCCACATTTCCGTGATGAAAAACCGTTTGATGCGATTGTCTCTAACCCACCTTACTCGGTGAAATGGATTGGCAGTGACGACCCGACGCTGATTAACGATGAGCGTTTCGCTCCTGCAGGTGTGCTGGCACCGAAATCGAAGGCCGACTTTGCCTTTGTGCTTCATGCGCTGAACTATCTCTCAGCCAAAGGCCGTGCGGCAATTGTCTGCTTCCCGGGGATTTTCTATCGTGGCGGCGCTGAGCAAAAAATTCGTCAGTATCTGGTCGATCACAACTACGTTGAGACGGTCATTTCACTCGCGCCAAATCTGTTCTTCGGCACCACCATCGCCGTTAACATTCTGGTTCTGTCAAAGCACAAAACCGATACCAGCGTACAGTTCATCGATGCCAGCGGTCTGTTTAAAAAAGAAACCAATAATAACGTCCTGACCGATGCGCATATCAAACAGATTATGCAGGCCTTTGACAGCAAGGCAGATACTGATCATCTGGCAAAATCGGTACCTTTTGAAACCGTTGCCGCCAATAACTATAACCTGTCGGTCAGCAGTTATATCGAAGCCAGAGATACTCGCGAAATCGTTGATATCACCGAGTTGAATGCCGAGTTAAAAACTACTGTTAGCAAAATCGAGCAGTTACGCAAAGACATTGATGCGATTGTTGCAGAAATTGAAGGCAGCGAGGCACAGGCATGA
- a CDS encoding Antirestriction protein klcA gives MNMHTFTPANEPQLILTATPVPDEQRIGFWPQHFGTIPQWITLEPRIFAWMERFCEDYSGGIWHFHTLSNGGAFMAPETENDEKWTLSNNMNGNGAEMSAEAAGIAVCLIEYSHHACRTECDAMTEHYYRLRDYALQHPESHAILAIID, from the coding sequence ATGAATATGCACACCTTTACCCCAGCTAACGAGCCACAGCTAATTCTCACCGCCACGCCGGTACCCGATGAGCAGCGCATCGGTTTCTGGCCACAACACTTTGGCACGATCCCACAGTGGATAACCTTAGAGCCTCGTATCTTCGCCTGGATGGAACGTTTCTGCGAAGACTACAGCGGCGGCATTTGGCATTTCCACACACTCAGCAACGGTGGTGCCTTTATGGCACCCGAAACTGAGAATGATGAGAAATGGACATTGTCCAACAACATGAACGGCAATGGCGCAGAAATGAGTGCGGAAGCCGCTGGCATTGCCGTGTGTCTGATTGAGTACAGCCATCACGCCTGTCGTACGGAGTGCGATGCCATGACAGAGCATTATTACCGACTGCGAGATTACGCTCTGCAGCACCCTGAATCCCATGCCATTCTTGCCATCATTGATTAA
- a CDS encoding Anticodon nuclease encodes MSKTLSEIAQQLSTPKKVKKTVPEKTKDVEETRPVPKVQLIYAFNGTGKTRLSRDFKQLIAPKVNGGEGDDEAEQSELSRKKILYYNAFTEDLFYWDNDLEEDTEPKLKVQPNSYTNWLLTLLKDLGQDGNIVRYFQRYSNDKLTPHFNVDFTEVTFSMERGNDERSAHIKLSKGEESNFIWSVFYTLLDQVVTILNVADPDARENRAFDQLEYVFIDDPVSSLDDNHLIELAVNLAGLIKSSQSDLKFIITTHSPIFYNVLFNELNGKACYMLENFEDGTFAIIEKHGDSNKSFSYHLHLKQTIEQAIADNNVERYHFTLLRNLYEKTASFLGYPKWSELLPDDKQLYLSRIINFTSHSTLSNEAVAEPTPAEKATVKLLLEHLKNNCGFWQQEQKNG; translated from the coding sequence ATGAGCAAGACACTCTCGGAAATAGCCCAACAACTGAGTACGCCTAAAAAAGTCAAGAAAACTGTCCCTGAAAAAACTAAGGACGTTGAAGAGACCAGGCCTGTGCCAAAGGTGCAGTTAATCTACGCTTTCAATGGCACGGGGAAAACGCGTCTTTCTCGGGATTTCAAGCAACTGATCGCACCCAAAGTCAATGGCGGAGAAGGTGATGACGAAGCTGAACAGTCCGAGTTGTCGCGCAAAAAAATCCTCTATTACAATGCCTTCACTGAGGACTTGTTTTATTGGGATAACGATCTGGAAGAAGATACCGAGCCGAAGCTGAAGGTGCAGCCTAATTCCTATACAAACTGGTTGCTGACATTGCTCAAAGATTTAGGACAGGATGGCAACATCGTCCGTTATTTCCAGCGCTATTCGAACGACAAGCTAACGCCACACTTCAACGTAGATTTTACCGAAGTCACTTTTTCCATGGAGCGCGGCAACGATGAGCGTTCCGCCCATATCAAGTTATCCAAAGGTGAAGAAAGCAACTTCATCTGGAGTGTGTTTTACACCCTACTGGATCAAGTGGTAACAATTCTCAATGTCGCCGACCCAGATGCGCGCGAGAACCGCGCATTTGATCAGCTGGAATATGTGTTCATTGATGATCCCGTAAGCTCCCTTGATGATAACCATTTAATTGAACTGGCGGTTAACCTTGCGGGCCTGATCAAATCCAGCCAATCCGATTTGAAGTTCATTATCACGACGCATAGTCCAATATTTTATAATGTGCTTTTCAATGAGTTGAACGGTAAAGCTTGCTATATGTTGGAGAATTTTGAGGATGGGACATTTGCCATCATAGAAAAACATGGCGACTCTAACAAGAGTTTTTCCTACCATCTCCACCTAAAGCAAACAATCGAACAGGCAATTGCTGACAACAACGTTGAAAGATATCACTTCACGTTACTGCGCAATCTTTATGAGAAAACGGCCAGTTTTCTGGGCTACCCTAAATGGTCTGAACTCTTACCTGACGACAAACAGCTTTATCTGAGCAGAATCATCAATTTCACAAGCCACAGCACGCTATCTAATGAAGCCGTTGCAGAGCCAACGCCAGCGGAGAAAGCGACTGTCAAACTGTTGCTCGAACACTTGAAGAACAACTGTGGCTTCTGGCAGCAGGAACAAAAAAATGGTTGA
- a CDS encoding Intergenic-region protein has protein sequence MNTHSLSRFALAGVLLASFNASAVPGLWQQGYGQGNAEYSVTDASGKMFTINCTGNPDQNGIYQHSVFLTLAGDKTVSSHDDGTDITVVMNHQQYPIPSSLGWRNGDNAWYSFIMDIRKASQFEVYINDRKVGTFKSDVQNAQKVLPTLANCTND, from the coding sequence ATGAACACACATTCACTCAGCCGGTTTGCGCTGGCAGGCGTACTGCTCGCGAGCTTTAATGCTTCTGCGGTTCCCGGACTCTGGCAGCAGGGTTACGGCCAGGGCAATGCTGAATACAGCGTGACGGATGCCAGTGGGAAGATGTTTACCATCAACTGTACGGGCAATCCGGACCAGAACGGTATCTACCAGCACTCGGTTTTTCTTACCCTCGCGGGAGATAAAACGGTCAGTTCGCATGATGACGGTACAGATATCACGGTGGTGATGAACCATCAGCAATACCCCATTCCGTCCAGCCTGGGCTGGCGTAACGGGGATAACGCCTGGTACAGCTTTATCATGGATATTCGCAAGGCCTCGCAGTTCGAGGTCTACATCAATGACAGGAAAGTTGGAACGTTTAAATCTGATGTGCAGAATGCACAAAAGGTCCTGCCAACGTTAGCGAACTGCACTAACGACTGA
- a CDS encoding NgrB, with product MNNSEGLQPLQNSLSGLPQWVSERILYQVSQLASYEPMIGIMGKTGAGKSSLCNALFAGEVSPVSDVAACTREPLRFRFQVGGRFMTLVDLPGVGESGARDTEYAALYREQLPRLDLVLWLVKADDRALAVDEHFYRQVIGEQYRDKVLFVISQADKIEPVTSNESLSTEQKSNISRKICLLHELFHPVHPVCAVSVRLQWGLRVMVERMVRCLPREASSPVVAQLQRPFRTEQVKEKARSDFGETVGAAMDIVCNAPLIPAPVRAIIHAVRATVVSMARAVWDFFF from the coding sequence ATGAACAATTCTGAAGGTCTGCAGCCGCTGCAGAACTCACTTTCTGGCTTGCCGCAATGGGTGTCTGAACGCATTCTGTACCAAGTAAGTCAATTAGCCAGCTACGAGCCAATGATCGGCATTATGGGCAAAACCGGGGCGGGAAAATCGTCATTATGTAATGCTCTGTTTGCCGGTGAGGTATCGCCGGTCAGCGACGTGGCAGCCTGTACCCGTGAACCACTGCGCTTTCGTTTTCAGGTTGGAGGACGGTTTATGACACTGGTGGATTTGCCTGGAGTCGGGGAAAGCGGTGCACGTGATACCGAATATGCTGCACTTTATCGCGAACAGCTTCCTCGTCTCGACTTGGTGCTGTGGCTGGTCAAAGCCGATGATCGGGCGCTAGCCGTGGATGAGCATTTTTACCGCCAGGTGATTGGTGAGCAGTACCGGGATAAGGTGCTGTTTGTTATCAGCCAGGCGGACAAGATTGAGCCTGTGACCAGCAATGAATCGTTATCCACAGAGCAGAAAAGTAATATCAGCCGCAAAATCTGCTTACTGCATGAGCTATTCCACCCCGTGCATCCTGTGTGTGCCGTGTCGGTCCGTCTGCAGTGGGGATTACGGGTGATGGTGGAACGCATGGTTCGTTGCCTGCCGCGTGAGGCCAGCAGCCCGGTGGTGGCGCAACTGCAGCGCCCCTTTCGTACTGAACAGGTAAAGGAGAAAGCGCGTAGCGATTTTGGTGAAACCGTCGGTGCCGCGATGGATATAGTCTGCAATGCCCCCCTTATACCCGCCCCGGTGCGTGCCATCATTCATGCAGTCCGCGCCACCGTGGTGTCCATGGCCCGCGCTGTCTGGGATTTCTTCTTCTGA
- a CDS encoding DNA repair protein RadC: MEKQLTLFTPELPLTSLRTIKRALSLLDQHLREPGVAFTSTQAARDWLRLKMGTLEREEFVVLYLNNQNQLLAHETLFTGTISHTEVHPREVVKRALYFNAAAVIFAHNHPSGAVAPSQADKAITQRLVQALMLVEIRVPDHLIVGGRQIFSFAEHGLL; encoded by the coding sequence ATGGAGAAACAACTGACTCTCTTTACACCGGAACTGCCGTTGACCTCACTGCGCACCATCAAACGAGCCCTGAGTCTGCTTGACCAGCACCTGCGCGAACCGGGTGTGGCGTTTACTTCCACGCAGGCTGCTCGCGACTGGCTCAGGCTGAAGATGGGAACCCTTGAGCGCGAAGAGTTTGTCGTGCTGTATCTCAATAACCAGAACCAACTGCTTGCCCACGAAACGCTTTTTACCGGCACCATCAGTCACACTGAAGTTCATCCCCGCGAGGTGGTGAAACGCGCCCTGTACTTTAACGCGGCAGCAGTGATATTTGCCCATAACCACCCCTCAGGGGCGGTTGCTCCGAGCCAGGCAGACAAAGCCATCACCCAACGACTGGTACAGGCGTTGATGCTGGTGGAGATCCGGGTGCCCGACCACCTGATTGTCGGCGGTAGGCAAATATTCTCATTCGCCGAACATGGCCTTCTTTAA
- a CDS encoding structure translates to MNKDATQTWGLKRDITACFGARLVQEGHRLYFLADRAGFTGSFSEMQARHLDEAFPHFVAHLELMLLSCELNPRYAHCVTLYRNGLTCEADTLGSHGYVYIAIYPSNHVKD, encoded by the coding sequence ATGAATAAAGACGCTACCCAAACCTGGGGGCTTAAACGAGATATCACAGCGTGTTTTGGAGCACGGCTGGTGCAGGAAGGTCATCGTCTGTATTTTCTTGCAGACCGTGCTGGTTTCACCGGCTCATTCAGCGAGATGCAGGCCCGACATCTGGATGAAGCCTTCCCACATTTTGTCGCACATCTGGAGCTGATGCTGCTCTCCTGTGAGCTGAATCCCCGGTACGCGCACTGTGTCACACTGTACCGTAACGGGTTGACCTGTGAAGCCGATACGTTGGGCAGTCATGGGTATGTATATATCGCAATTTATCCCTCAAATCATGTTAAAGACTGA
- a CDS encoding Type I restriction-modification system, specificity subunit S, which produces MSELSYLEKLLDGIAVEWKALSDVVHMRAGQHISASNIKEEANNAHPYPCFGGNGIRGFVAKNSHDGRHLLIGRQGALCGNVQRTSGKFYATEHAVVVTPKNCINVDWAFHLLTLMNLNQYASQSAQPGLAVGKIESLKIPIPCPDNPEKSLAIQSEIVRILDTFTALTAELTAELTLRKKQYNYYRDQLLSFDEGETEWVTLSVLAENLDSKRKPITSGLRDAGNIPYYGASGIVDYVKDYIFDGDFLLVSEDGANLLARNTPIAFSISGKTWVNNHAHVLKFDTYAERRYVEYYLNSIDLTTYISGAAQPKLNKKNLESIRVPNPSLKEKERIVSILDKFDALTNSITEGLPREIELRQKQYEYYRDMLFSFPKQDMAEA; this is translated from the coding sequence ATGAGTGAGCTGAGTTATCTAGAAAAGCTGCTGGATGGGATTGCGGTAGAATGGAAGGCGCTGAGCGATGTTGTGCACATGCGTGCTGGCCAACATATTTCAGCAAGCAATATTAAGGAGGAAGCCAACAATGCACATCCATATCCATGTTTTGGTGGAAACGGAATTCGTGGCTTTGTTGCGAAAAATAGCCATGACGGGAGGCATTTGCTCATCGGGCGACAGGGGGCATTATGCGGAAACGTGCAGCGAACAAGTGGAAAGTTTTATGCGACAGAACATGCGGTCGTTGTTACTCCCAAAAATTGCATAAATGTTGATTGGGCATTTCACTTGCTTACGCTAATGAATCTAAATCAGTATGCATCTCAATCTGCTCAGCCTGGATTAGCTGTCGGAAAAATTGAGAGTTTGAAAATTCCCATCCCTTGTCCGGATAACCCGGAAAAATCCCTTGCCATCCAGTCTGAAATCGTCCGGATTCTGGATACATTTACCGCACTTACCGCTGAGCTTACCGCTGAGCTTACCCTGCGTAAAAAGCAGTACAACTACTACCGCGACCAGTTGCTGAGTTTTGACGAGGGTGAGACTGAGTGGGTGACTTTGTCAGTTTTGGCAGAGAATCTCGACTCCAAAAGAAAGCCAATCACTAGCGGTTTGAGGGACGCGGGGAACATTCCATATTACGGAGCATCAGGGATTGTCGATTACGTAAAAGATTATATTTTCGATGGAGACTTTCTACTCGTATCCGAAGATGGCGCAAACTTGTTGGCTCGCAATACGCCGATAGCGTTCAGCATTAGTGGTAAGACTTGGGTAAATAATCATGCTCACGTGCTTAAATTCGATACCTATGCAGAGCGAAGATACGTTGAGTACTATCTGAATAGCATTGACTTAACAACCTATATTTCAGGTGCAGCCCAACCGAAGCTGAATAAGAAAAACTTAGAGAGCATCCGTGTCCCAAATCCGTCACTTAAAGAAAAAGAGAGGATCGTTTCTATTCTCGATAAGTTCGATGCATTGACAAACTCAATCACTGAAGGCCTTCCTCGCGAAATTGAGCTGCGCCAGAAACAGTACGAATATTATCGGGACATGTTATTTAGCTTCCCGAAGCAGGATATGGCTGAGGCATGA
- a CDS encoding Type I restriction-modification system, restriction subunit R: MVDCTKPITESNNFIILDKYSQEWKNTESYQSEGDLERELIQDLVNQGYEYLPTLNNARAMLANVREQLQALNNVEFLEAEWRRFVETWMDKPSDGVVEKARKIHDDYVHDFVFDDGRIQNIYLLDRKNTHRNKVQVIKQFEQTGTHANRYDVTILVNGLPLVQIELKKRGVAIREAFNQIHRYSKESFNGDNSLFKYLQLFVISNGTDTRYFANTTRRDKNSFDFTMNWAKSDNTLIKDLKDFTATFFQKHTLLNVLFDYSVFDSSQTLLVMRPYQIAATERILWKINSSYKAKNWSTPESGGFIWHTTGSGKTLTSFKAARLATELDFIDKVFFVVDRKDLDFQTMKEYQRFSPDSVNGSDNTAGLKRNLDKDDNKIIVTTIQKLNNLMKAEADLPVYQQQVVFIFDECHRSQFGEAQKNLKKKFKRFYQFGFTGTPIFPQNALGAETTASVFGRELHSYVITDAIRDEKVLKFKVDYNDVRPQFKALENETDDKKLTASENNQAFLHPRRIEEITRYILANYRQKTHRTFPGAKGFNAMLAVSSVDAAKVYYETFKQLQHGPDNHTDARKPLRVATIFSFAANEEQNAVGDITDESFDVSAMNSSAKEFLDAAIHDYNRHFKTNFSTDSNGFQNYYRDLAQRVKNQDIDLLIVVGMFLTGFDAPTLNTLFVDKNLRYHGLMQAFSRTNRIYDATKTFGNIVTFRNLEQATIDAITLFGDKNTKNVVLEKSYKEYMEGFSDIVTGEAKRGFMTVVSELEHRFPDPANIDSEKERKSFVRLFGEYLRAENILQNYDEFATLKALQKVDTSKPEALETFKAEHYLDDEKLTELQTIRLPAERKLQDYRSAYNDIRDWQRREKAAHDKDDSTTDWDDVVFEVDLLKSQEINLDYILGLIFEHNKQNKSKDGLTEEVRRLIRSSLGNRAKEGLVIDFIQQTNLDELPDKAGIIDAFFAFAQREQQREADALIKEENLNEEAAKRYIRTSLKREYATENGTELNETLPKLSPLNPQYKTKKQSVFQKIVAFIEKFKGVGGQI, encoded by the coding sequence ATGGTTGATTGCACCAAGCCAATTACTGAATCCAATAACTTCATCATTTTGGATAAATACAGCCAAGAATGGAAGAATACCGAGAGCTACCAGAGTGAAGGTGATCTGGAGCGTGAGCTGATTCAGGACTTGGTTAACCAAGGCTATGAATACCTGCCAACCCTGAATAACGCCAGGGCTATGCTGGCTAATGTCAGGGAACAGTTACAAGCCCTTAATAACGTGGAGTTTCTGGAAGCTGAGTGGCGTCGCTTTGTGGAAACTTGGATGGACAAACCCAGCGATGGCGTTGTCGAAAAGGCCCGTAAAATTCATGACGACTATGTTCATGATTTCGTCTTCGACGATGGTCGTATTCAGAACATTTATCTGCTGGATAGAAAAAACACTCATCGCAATAAAGTGCAGGTGATCAAACAGTTCGAGCAAACCGGCACACATGCCAATCGCTATGATGTCACCATCTTGGTCAATGGGCTACCGCTGGTTCAAATCGAGCTCAAAAAACGTGGTGTAGCAATACGTGAAGCCTTTAATCAGATACACCGTTACAGCAAGGAAAGCTTTAACGGTGACAACTCCCTTTTTAAATACCTGCAACTGTTTGTCATTTCCAATGGGACCGATACCCGCTACTTTGCCAACACCACCAGGCGGGATAAGAACAGTTTTGACTTCACCATGAACTGGGCGAAGTCCGATAACACGCTGATTAAAGACCTGAAGGACTTTACTGCCACTTTTTTCCAGAAGCATACCCTGCTCAATGTATTGTTTGACTACAGCGTGTTTGACAGCAGCCAGACGCTGCTGGTGATGCGCCCATATCAGATTGCCGCCACCGAGCGAATTTTATGGAAAATAAACAGCTCCTATAAAGCCAAAAACTGGTCAACCCCAGAAAGCGGCGGTTTTATCTGGCACACCACTGGTTCAGGTAAAACCCTGACCAGTTTTAAGGCCGCACGTCTGGCGACCGAACTGGACTTCATTGATAAGGTCTTCTTTGTGGTCGACCGTAAAGACCTCGATTTCCAGACCATGAAGGAGTATCAGCGTTTCTCCCCTGACAGCGTCAATGGTTCTGACAATACTGCAGGCCTTAAAAGGAACCTGGATAAAGACGATAACAAAATCATCGTCACTACCATTCAGAAGTTGAATAATCTGATGAAAGCGGAAGCTGACTTACCGGTCTATCAGCAGCAGGTTGTCTTCATTTTCGATGAGTGCCACCGCAGCCAGTTCGGTGAGGCACAGAAAAATCTTAAGAAGAAATTCAAACGCTTCTATCAGTTTGGCTTCACCGGTACCCCCATTTTCCCACAAAACGCATTGGGCGCAGAAACCACCGCCAGCGTGTTTGGCCGCGAACTGCATTCTTACGTGATTACCGATGCGATTCGTGATGAGAAAGTGTTGAAATTCAAGGTGGATTATAACGATGTCCGCCCGCAGTTTAAGGCGCTTGAAAACGAAACCGACGACAAGAAACTCACAGCATCTGAAAACAATCAGGCTTTTTTACATCCGCGCCGTATTGAGGAAATTACCCGCTATATTCTTGCTAATTACCGTCAGAAAACCCATCGTACTTTTCCGGGGGCAAAAGGATTCAACGCCATGTTGGCGGTTAGCAGCGTGGATGCAGCCAAAGTCTATTATGAAACCTTTAAGCAGTTACAACATGGGCCCGATAATCACACTGATGCCCGTAAGCCACTGAGGGTGGCGACCATCTTTTCATTCGCAGCGAATGAAGAACAGAATGCGGTCGGTGACATTACCGATGAAAGTTTTGATGTCAGTGCCATGAACAGCAGCGCCAAAGAATTTCTTGATGCGGCCATTCACGACTATAACCGTCATTTCAAAACCAATTTCAGTACCGACAGCAATGGCTTCCAGAACTATTATCGTGATTTAGCGCAGCGCGTGAAGAATCAGGATATTGACCTGTTAATTGTCGTGGGCATGTTCTTAACCGGCTTCGATGCCCCAACTCTGAATACCCTGTTTGTGGACAAGAATCTGCGCTATCACGGCCTGATGCAGGCATTCTCACGCACCAACCGCATTTATGATGCCACCAAAACCTTCGGCAATATCGTGACCTTCCGTAATCTGGAACAAGCGACGATTGACGCTATCACGCTGTTTGGTGATAAGAATACCAAAAACGTGGTGCTGGAAAAGAGTTACAAGGAGTACATGGAAGGCTTTAGCGATATCGTCACCGGTGAAGCGAAACGTGGTTTTATGACTGTAGTCTCAGAGCTGGAGCACCGCTTCCCAGACCCGGCGAATATTGACAGCGAGAAAGAGAGAAAATCCTTCGTGAGGCTGTTTGGTGAGTATCTGAGAGCCGAGAACATTCTGCAAAACTATGACGAATTTGCCACGTTAAAAGCGCTCCAGAAGGTCGATACCAGCAAGCCGGAGGCACTAGAAACCTTCAAGGCCGAGCATTATCTCGATGATGAGAAGCTCACTGAATTACAGACCATTCGCCTTCCTGCCGAACGCAAGCTTCAGGACTACCGTTCAGCCTACAATGACATCCGCGACTGGCAAAGGCGCGAAAAGGCAGCGCATGATAAGGATGACTCGACCACCGACTGGGATGATGTGGTGTTTGAGGTGGATTTGTTGAAGTCTCAGGAGATTAACCTGGATTATATCCTCGGTCTGATATTCGAGCATAACAAACAGAACAAGAGCAAAGACGGGCTGACCGAAGAAGTCAGACGTCTTATCCGCTCAAGCCTAGGCAACCGAGCCAAAGAAGGGCTGGTCATTGATTTTATTCAGCAGACGAACCTGGATGAACTGCCAGATAAGGCCGGGATTATTGATGCGTTCTTCGCTTTTGCTCAGCGCGAACAGCAGCGTGAGGCAGACGCATTGATAAAAGAAGAAAACCTGAATGAAGAGGCGGCCAAACGCTATATCCGTACGTCCCTGAAACGAGAGTATGCCACCGAAAATGGTACTGAGCTAAACGAGACGTTACCAAAACTCAGCCCGTTAAACCCGCAATATAAAACGAAAAAGCAGTCAGTGTTCCAGAAAATCGTCGCATTCATTGAGAAATTTAAAGGGGTGGGTGGGCAGATTTAA
- a CDS encoding putative inner membrane protein, whose protein sequence is MPVIAIIAIVVIVIILNKTGVSDSLTALTLGTVAALLTVGGAAGAASVALTPFVGVPVGIFVGIYVFAKVVRLISGKK, encoded by the coding sequence ATGCCCGTTATTGCCATTATCGCCATTGTTGTCATCGTCATCATTCTGAACAAAACCGGGGTGTCCGACAGCCTCACGGCCCTGACACTTGGCACCGTTGCCGCACTGCTGACGGTCGGTGGCGCAGCCGGTGCCGCCAGTGTTGCGTTGACGCCGTTCGTCGGTGTTCCGGTAGGCATTTTCGTGGGGATTTATGTCTTTGCCAAAGTCGTTCGTCTGATTTCAGGAAAAAAATAA